gtgtcaaaggccttgctgaagtctaggtagactatgtcAAGAGGCTTTCTCTCATCCACCAGGCgggtcacctggtcatagaaggagatgaggttggtcatgcaggacttgcctttcatgaacccatgctgactgggcctgatcccccagtGGTCCCACATACattgtgtgattgcattcaagatgacctgttccatcacctttcctggcaccgaggtcaggcctgcagttccctgggtcctccaTATCACTTGCCATTGCTGATTTACCAGTACTGCAGTCTTGTTGATTTTTTCATGACTCCAATACATTTGGAAGGAAGGAAtatgtgagtccagaggagggcgacaagGTTGAATtagagggctgaagcacctctcctgtgaagacaggctgggagagctggagttgttcagcctgcagaagggaAGGTTCTGGGGGGACCCTATAGAGGCCCTCCAGTCCAGTGGCTActggaaagctggggaaggactccTTGTCAAGCAGTGCAGTGATAGCACAAGGAGTAACGTCTCTAAACTAAAAAGAAGATAGATTTAGGTTAGAGCAGGTGATTTATCAAAGCCTTCTGTTCATACCCATCCTGAAAAGCCTCACTTTCACGCTTGTGTTTTACAGGTCATAGTGGAGAAGGTCTCAGGATCTCAGATTGTTGATATTGACAAGAGGAAGTACTTAGTTCCATCTGACATCACTGTGGCCCAGTTTATGTGGATCATCAGGAAGAGGATTCAGCTGCCCTCTGAGAAGGCAATATTCCTCTTTGTAGATAAGACTGTCCCACAGTCTAGGTAAGAGGCTGTTCACTTGGTATTCAGAACTGTATCAGAGGGACATTAACTCCTTTTGAGGCTTATTTGGTGATTTTTAGAAGGCACATACTTACATTTTAAATCTCACTTAttgctttttccccccctcacaCGTGATAAACATCTTGTTTCTCAAGCTAAGCTGAAAGGAAAGGTGACTGCAAAATGTATTATCATTACTTTCATGGTAAGAGGGTAAGCTCTGGCATTGCATCTTTGGTTGAACGTAGGAACACCACCGACATCAATGGCAAATAATCCTCAGTGTAACAAGAAGTTTGCGTGTTAAGTGCTCGAAAGCCAACACcataaattattctgaaaaaccATTAACTGTCATTTCACAAAGAAACGATGTTATATGTTAGTTACTGTTacttttttaatcactttttttttttataagcatgAACTGCAAAATGACTATAGAAAGGTTTTCCACGTTGCTTTCATATTGGAATAAGTTTCAATGGTTGCCTGCTATGTACAGAACAAGATATAGCAGAAGCAGCTACTTAACTATACaagctattttaatatttgaaggAATAGTATGTAACATTATGTGGCTTTGATGCAGCGTTATTCTTACTCACCCTTACCTGTGTAATAGTACTTCCAGGTAACTTGTCCAGACTCAGctagaaatattatttaattcatGATACACAGTAGGGACCTGTGAAGACCACCTTTTTCTACTTTCTCTCTTCTGGGTGCATTAGGAATGCATTAGTCCCATCTTCTTAGTGCTGTACAACTGCTAGTAACAAACAGGAGAGGAAACGGCACATTGTCTAATCTCACATTAATGATGAGATCTCTCATCTCTGCTGGAAATACGGGGCACTGAAGCTTCAagctaatggaaaaatattaacttttgaTAACAGATAAAAATCTTATTGATCAATGGCTCTACTTCTTTTGGAGAACAAATTTATTGCATAGACCACTAACTCTTGACATTCTTCTCTCCTCATCCAGAAGTTTATCTACTATTTACCCATTTCCTTCTATTTCTAGTATTGCCTGCAACTCTCTCCAGTTCCTCTCATGTGGCATCCATTTCTTACGGGTAAAAAGCCATGACTGTTTTCCCCATCACTCACATTCAGCCTGCATCTTCCAGTTCACTAGTCTTTTCTCAAACACTCTTGGGAAGTCAAAGGTGAGCTGAAGAAGCACCACTTGTGCAGCTGACTGTTGTCAACTGCCTGTTTCACCTGTGGTTCACAGATGGTAGGAACAATTGTACTGGCCAAGTAATTGCTTGGCTCTGTTAACTGTTTTTCACAATAAAGCATCCCACTAAAGACTGCTTAGACTGTGAAGGGCCACATGCctattctgtttaaaaaaatagtccAAACATTCAAAATTTTATCCATTGAAAAAACACTAGCTTTTAGCTAACATGGAATTTATTGCCCACACGTTTTAGTAATAGCACTATTTTAAGTCATCACTTTTtaacaatacagaaaacaaagctttaacTCCCCCAAACAACCTGGACCTCGGAGAAGCAGTCCAAATAGTGTAAGTTTGGTAAGCTTAAGACCATCTGAACATTCAAGACTACAGCATATGGAGAGAGAAATTAGGTTCCTCACACAAGCAGCAAGGCTTCAGTTCAGCTGCATTGAAAGATGATGCTATCAGGCTCTTAATCTTGCTATTAGTCACAGCATCAATAACATACAATTCAGAAATTGAAATACATCCAGTGAAtcatttctaataaaaataaggaagcaTTTTCATAGATGTACTCGTTAGGTACACAGGTAACAGAAATCTAGGTGTCCTGCAGGGAGCCCAGGATCATTTTGTGAACTCAGGAGtcaactgcttttcttttttttttttttttgtgtgttttgattTATACATAGACTTAATTTTAGCTTCTATTAATCCTTATGTGAGATTCTATTACCATTTGCAACTGTCGTGATCCCAGcaagctgtttcatttttcccccttcaagCTTAACTATGGGACAACTTTATGAGAAGGAGAAGGATGAAGATGGATTCTTATATGTTGCCTACAGTGGAGAGAACACATTTGGTTTCTGAATGGTGGGTCTTGGCTACTATACCATCCTGCTGTGTATCTTGTAAATAGCtgatcattttctgttttgacatCCACATAAGTTTCTTCTATATACATGTATTTGTAACTGGATTTATTTCCTAATGTATCTATAGGTCTTGTTTTATTAGACtgttaaattataaaaaaaaaaagtgtgttttttctcATGGCTATGGAATCGCAGAGCCTCACTCCTTTAGGGGATACATTTAATGGCATTGattaaataataaagcaaagTAGTTGAGCTACTAAAACACGAAAAGAATGCACATGTATTCTGTTTTAAGGAgttaatttatgaaaaataaaaacattaaattagTATTGGGAACACTGGATTTGCTAGGTTATCCTAAGCAGCAGCAAGATGCTGATCATGTTGAATCGAGAAAGTATGTTCCTCTTTCTCAATTAACAGAGTACAATAAAAATTCCTACCACAAACAGACAGTGCTGTCTTTTCTTTACCTTCACTTTGGCCACGGTTATGTATCATTCACAAGATAGCATACAACTGCTTGCATTATTTACTAGACATTGTACTGCTTCTCAGCATTTAGGATGCTGCTGAtgatagaaggaaaaaacaaagagttATCTGTTAGTTCTCAAGACTAAAAGATTCAGCGCTATTACATCTAACTGGGAGAAAAGCCAGGCCAGCGCACAGGCTATAAGCGGAGGAATAAATACCATGGGCTTTGGAATGCAGGACCTAGGTGAAAAAAGCATAGTATATAAGGAAAGGGCATCTTGAAGAAGGAACGATACAAATAGAAAACCGGAGAGCTGGAGAACAGGAAGGAATAATTTGTCCATGAGTTATGGCCAGGAGAGAAATAACTAGTAAGGAGTTCAGATTAAAACAGTTGCataagcagtttttaaaaaaacagcagtagTTGTGTTACAGTTagttatataaatatacatgtattttcCAACCAAAAATTTGGTAGGTATTGTAAGGAATTTACAGAACCAAGTATgtgaaaaaatagctttaactCACTTGAAATAGACAGCCAGACTTAGAAATGCTGCATGCAAGATAAAGAGTTCAAGATCAGTTCCTCTCCTTTATGAGCACTACTGCTCGAGCatgtggcacagcacagcaaaaatAGAGAAAGGTTTGCcataaaaccaaaaaagctGTTATTTGTGAGACTCTCAACTTCCTTCCAAATGGGCTTACCATAGCTACATGACTACCTCTCCTTAAGATGCAGAGGCAAGCTTGTGGCTCTGAACTACGagactgcaaaaacaaacaaaaccacatatAAGTGCATAGTACTGGAGGTCATGCTCTGATATGAAAGGACAACACTGGGTTGGAAGAGTAGCATTGCTCTGGAATTTGTGAATCAGCAAGGAATCACTAATTACGGTTTAGATTCTTAATAAAAGTATCACTTGATTTTCACGCTAAATGGTGTAGAAGAGTTTAAAGTGTTTCCAGACACAGGGAAAATGTTATCACTTTCTAAGCTTAAATCAAATTCATATTAGACTAAAATTCCCGTGAAGCCACCTTATGCATGGAATTGTGTTCAGCACTACAGGTTTTAGAGGTGCTGGCAGAATGACTCCACATTTGAAGAGATAGGAGCTTATGAAACATTGATACTACAGTATTATTGGGACTTGTCACAGTAGCAGTGCTGTATGTGCTTACTGCATCTGAGAATGCGCAGTTAATTTCAATATGCCTTTCATTATTTGAAATAGTACTGCACTGTATAGCAGTGCCTTAGTTAACATTCTGTCcctgtttctttccagaatgTGTTCCGTCCCTCCCTTCCATGGACTTAGtatgtttatttacttatttactcTAAAACATTGTGATTCAGATTTAAGTGGTTGCAGCTGTGATTTAATAcctttttctgctgaaaaaatgtCTCCTTTAAGCTGAAACATCACAGTTTGTCTACAGtattaagtaatttttttttgctagctgtgaataagaagaaaatgtacCTTAGCCCTCAGAACTGCACAAGAAAACTAATTCCATGCTAGCACAAATATATCTAACCAAAACAAGGGAAGATGAGGTTTTATTGCCAATGTTACGATTCACATGACTTTTGGAATACCCTTCATAAGCCTCTAAAAACATACATAATTACTCTCTTAACTTCTCTGTAATTTTTCACTAGTTTGGTTTTAGAAGCCCAGGTACCCAACTTATTCCAGAGAATGAAGGGATAAAGGCTCTACATATACTTCACTTTGTATCTGCAAATGTACTTAAAACgtcaagaaaacaaagattttcttttgaactgCGTACCTCTCCTTTAGAGAGGACAGTGTGTCTTGTAAATTGATTAAAAGCAACTTGTCTAGAATGTGGGTCCCATATAGTCTTATCTTTCTGGTAACCCTTAAGGACTGACAAGGCGTTTCAGTCTATACAATGAATGAATCACAGAAGCGCAGAAtcgtaggggttggaagggaccttgagagatcatcgggtccaacccccctgccaaagcaggttccctagagcaggttacCCAGGCAGGCGTCCAGATGGGTCTcgagtatctccagagaaggagactccacaacctccttgggcagcctgttccagtgctccgtcaccctcaccgtgaggaagttcttttgcatgttggtgcggcacttcctgtgctccattttgtggccattgccccttgtcctgtccccacaaaccactgaaaagaagttggccaaatccctctgtgtCCCACACTtgagatatttgtaaacattgataagatcccctctcagtcttcttatctcaaggctgaacagagccaggtctctcagcctttcctcacgGGGAGGAAACCCTACAGCCCAtaggccccgtatcatcttagtggccctctactggactctttccagaagaaccccgtcttttttgtaccaggaaacccagaactggacacagtactccaggtgaggcctgaccgGGGCAGAGTAGAGGTGgtggatcacctcccttgacctgctggccaccctccttttaatgcacatcAGGATcccactggccttcttggccaccagggctcactgctggctcatggtcaacctgttgtCCCCCAGGAATttctccgcagagctcctctccagcaggtcgtccc
The Anser cygnoides isolate HZ-2024a breed goose chromosome 12, Taihu_goose_T2T_genome, whole genome shotgun sequence genome window above contains:
- the GABARAPL2 gene encoding gamma-aminobutyric acid receptor-associated protein-like 2 — encoded protein: MKWMFKEDHALEHRCVESAKIRAKYPDRVPVIVEKVSGSQIVDIDKRKYLVPSDITVAQFMWIIRKRIQLPSEKAIFLFVDKTVPQSSLTMGQLYEKEKDEDGFLYVAYSGENTFGF